CTGAAAAGCTCAGCACACTGATCCCTGCATGCCAGGAGACTGTATCTACACAAGATCTGAgacatatttaaaaacagaaaacaagcaaacaggaccccaaaaccaaccaaccaaacaaaaaaaaccaacaacaaaacctcaGAAAATTACAGTGTATGTACGAGTTCAGACGTGATTTGGAGATGGTGGTGGTGAAGGTTGTTGTTGGAATAGAGCCCTGTTCTTGAGTTTGTGCTCCTCGGATATTAGATGATACTGAGAATtcaaaaaacacccacacaaCAGAGCCACAGGCTGGAAAGTGTGATGCTTACAAAATTCCAGTTGCAGAAGAGATGAGTGAAAGTCAGGTTTGTTTGttcgggttttttttcctctttcttttttccccctggccAGGGAAAACCCTGGAGTTTCCATCTTCCCAGGTTTTATTGCCCAAAGTAATGACCAGAAGCATTTGCTCATCCCGCAGCCCAGGCCTTGGTTACAGACCTGGAGGCAGGTGTCCCAgttccttccctctcttcccagAGCCCACATCTGccaccctctcctcccttcttgTGCTGCATGGTGAGTCAGCCTGGTGCAGCCTGAGGGCTGGACAGGGCTTCAGTGATCAGGCACAGAGAATTCCAACCACCACCTACAAAAAATGAACACATGGATCATATCCTACCCATGCTGGTAATACTTCAGGTGTTGTCTCAGTTGCTCTGGAGGTGGCATGTCAGAGAGAGCCAGCATTGGCACTACCAGACTTGGagcctttctttctttactttaCTAGGTGGACCAAGAAAGCAGTGAGTAATGTTTGTGTTGTACCTTTCCAGGCTTATCTGTGGTTTCTGCTGGCTGAATGATCACCTGGCAGCTTTCCTATGCTATTAAGATTACCTAAGCAAAACCAGTAGACTATGGAATGTTTATTCCATGTGCCTCTAAGCTGGTGGGTTTTTGTCTGTGGTTgatttgagaggtcatggcagtctgatGAGGTTCctgctcactgaaaaaaaggtaacacaggccctatttttaaaaaggggtgaaagggaaaaataggGAACTGAAGGCCactcagtctcacctctgtgcctggcaagaccATGGAGCAGATGCTCCTGGAAATTCTTTTAAGGCATatagaaaataaggaggtgattaGCAACAAGCAACATGGCTCCACTAAGGGCGAATCATGCCTGACCAAgttggtggccttctacaatggggctacagagatggtggatggtggcagagcaactgatgtcatctacaCGAACCTGTGCAAAgtatttgacactgtcccacacaacatcctggtctccaaactgataAGATATGAATTTGACAGACAGACCACACAGTGgataattggctggatggccacacccagagagttgtggtcaatggcttagTGTCCAAGTGGAAGCatgtgatgagtggtgttccccaagggcCAGTATTGGGaacagtgctgttcaacatctttgttagTGACGTGGACAGAGGGgttgagtgtatcctcagcaagtttgctgatgataccaagctgtgtggtgtggttgacaccctagagggaagggataccatccagagggaccttgacaggctggagaggtgggcccatgccaacctcatgaagttcaacaaggccaagtgcagggtcctgcacctgggttggtgcaaccccaggtacaaatacaggctggggggagaatggctggagagcagccctgaggagaaggacttgcgggtggtagttgatgagaagcttgacataAGCTaccagtgtgcactggagcccagagagccaattgtgtcctgggctgcaacaaaagaagtgtggccagctggGCCAGGgtggtgattctgcccctctgctctggtcagaccccacctggaatactgtgcacagttctggggccctcagcacaggaaagtcatggagctgttggagaggacTGGGAGAAttgccacaaagatgatcagaggcctggagcgcctctgctgtgaagacaggctgagggagtttgagctattcagcctggaaagtgctccggggagaccttataacaccttccagtacctgaggggctacaagaaaactggggagggacttttcaccagaaagggcagtgatgggacaaggaataatggttttaaactgaaagaggggacatttaggttagacatcaggaagaaattcttcactatgagggtagcaaggcactggaataggttgctcagggaggttgtggaagccccctccctggaggtgttctaggccaggctggatgaggctggtacagcctggtctagtgtggggtgtccctgcttgtagcagagaggttggaatctgatgatctttaaggtcccttccaaccttaaccatcctatgattctgtgatttggtgaGGGATCCACAACCTAAAGAAAAGAGGGTCCTTTCTTGGTGGGCTTAAACAAGCTACAGCACTTTTtactattagaaaaaaaaaaaaaaatcatatggCTTTGCAAGTAACAAAACCTGACCATTTTAAGGAAACTtgtcatttaaataaaagtctTACAGCTATTTTGGGGTTTGGCATTACCTGCAGTTCCTAATGAACGTTAGTGTTTGTTACTAACTTTCTGGTGCAGTTCAGTGTCATGCACGGTGTTACGTAAATATTGTGTGTGCAAATAATGACTTGCTACACAGCAAGCCTTCAGCAAATAGCTTTAATATGTTCAAATGTCTCACTATTGAGGTGTAGCTATGGCATTGGGAATTTCTAACTGTAATCTTTCAAATGTTGACCCAGGCCCTTTAACAGTGAGAGCTGAGCAGTTCATACCTGTGGGCAGGAAGCAGTGGAGGCACGTACTGTGTGGTGAAAGTCAGCCTTGCTTCCTCAGAAACTTCTGTGTAAGAACCCATGTGATGCAATGTCTCTTCCTTgaagggcagagaaaaaaaaaccaaaaagttcCTCCTGCCTTACTatggggggtttttgtttttgttttgtgtgtgtgtgtgtagtggTTGATTTTCTCAGTCCCCCTGGAGCTGAAGTTCTGTCCTGCCACACATGACACACCAGAAGGGGCTGAAGGATCTGGGTCCCTTCAGCTGGGAGAGGTGACAGCTAGGGAAGGGGTCTAATAGCAGTTGCCAACTATATAAACATTTGCAGAAAAGACAGACTTTTCTCCAGCCCCTCCTatcaaaatgcaaaaagcaGCTGTCATAAGTTGCTGGGGAATCCCACTTAGATATATGGGGGGGAAACTCACACTGGAAGTGGCTGAGTATGGGATTAACGCTGCCAGTAGCCTTGCTCTGAGCACTGGGCTGAACTGGAGGGCCTCGAGAGCCCCCTCCCAAGAGAGGTTTCTCTGTTGGTCCAGACTGGCTGCTTCAAAGAgtaaaagactgaaaactgCAGCTCCAACTGAGAATAGTCTTTGGGTCTGGAATAACCTGAACcactctttttttattgtcagTTTGTATGAATTGCCACATGTGAGAGACACTTCCCTGACCTCAGCCAGTAACTAGAAGTGTTCTGTGTACAGAGTTTCTCCCCTTCCTTCATCTTCCTGCACCATCATTCAGGTGTTCAGGCAAACCCACCCTCACATCCACTGCAGATATCAGAGACTCACATCTGAAAAGCCAAAGGTGGTGCTGCAGAAGCTGTTCCAGGGTTCAATTTTCTGCTCTTAAGGATGGGAAACAACTTGTtcaatgggaaaaataaataaatcaggtgGTGATACCAGATTGGATGAGTCAGGCAGCTTCCAGCAACAATGTACTTGACTTTTACCTTTGTGCAGCAATATCCCATCAtcaagagaaagaaatctgtTTAGCCAGCATTCAGATAGGTTTTTGTTCTAGGAATGGAGTAAAATTGACATTGTCATGCCCATGGTTCTACCTCAGTTCACAGAAacatcagtgctgctgtttcagaaagGTTTGGATCAAAAAGATGCTTCAGTGTAAGCTGAGGTAGCAGTGTAACTACTTatgagggctctgctggggaaagcagtactttcacattttccatttcttcataAACCACTGTTCGGAATAttcttaaactatttttttttttttttttttaagttctcacttgtattttaaacagcATTGCAGTGTGTCACTGCAGCGTTCATTGTTTGTTTACACTTTTAAATGTACTCTTCGTGTATTCTGTGGAACTCAGGACGTGTATGTATGCACACCTGTGTGTGTAGCTGATACTTGTGTGACTGTTGCTGTTTGTGTGTCACaaagtgctgcagaagcaggacTGAAGATGATGAGTGGGACAACATTATGGATGCTGATAACCTGGGGATTACCAATGACTGCTTCAACAATCACAAAAAATGATGTGAAGAGTTACTGACTGCTTCAGAGTGCCAAACCCAGTTGCAGATAAAGCACTATCAGAGCGTGGCGCGCAGGAAACCCCAGGTTTTTCCTGAGATAGGCGTTTCTTTCCCTGTTTCACCACGCAGGGGAGCAGCCTCTTCTGGGTGAAAACCAACCGTGCTGGGTGGGCTGGCCCTCAGCTCTGCGTTCGTCGGAGGAGCTGCCATCAAACGCGGTTTTGGCAAAGCTCCACACCTCAGCTCCTGGCAATGGGCTGTTACACGAGGTACGGGAAGGTGTGTTGGTTCAATTCAAGTAAGCAAATACACAAGCTGTGGCCAAACTTAGATGACATATCAGTCTGGTGTTTGGTTTATAGAAGTTCCCTATTCCCGCACTTGACCTCATGTAACATTATGAAATAACTAATTGCATTGGGGTGGGGAACTACTGAAAGGCCACtggattttgaaaatgtgtttgggAAATGGAAATTCCCAGCGGGTGATGGCAGGGTGGCCTTTCTGCCTTCTACCTCAACGTTGTCGTTGGGGGgttttttctgcatctcttctcAGCTCTTTAATTCTCTTGATTTGGTTTACTAGTTAATAATTCAAAGCGATTCatgtaacattttaatgtatCTGCTTCTGGTTCGGTGCTTGGATAATGAGGTAAAGGTGATCAGCTGGACTGAGAGGCTGTGCCTATGAATGTGACCAGGGCCAGATTCTTGATTAGATGTTGCTAAGTTGTTCAGTTTTCTGAGTATAACTAATTgcctttgaataaaaaaaataccttcatttGAACCAGCGCTTACACTTTTTTGAATAGACGTGTTTTCTCAAAGTAAAATCATTGTTAGAtgaatttttgtttctgcagacaGGTAGTCTTCACATCCACTATTCCTTTGGTGGGCATCATGATGTAGTGCTGTGCTCTGTCATGCTAAAGTTGcgttttcttttcttgcttgttGGCATGAGCTTGCAAAGTGAGAATGTATCCTGGCTTTTGCTCAGATGGCCTCATGTGTGACCAGCAAATTGCATGTGGATGTCAGTGCTGGGGACTTTGGCCTGATGGGCTGGGCttgcctccctgctccctgcccagaggctggcagtgctgctgctgccccagcctcccagcatctcctcagCAGCCAGCCTGGTGTGGACACAGTGCCCAGCAGCACGGCTGCCTGTGACTTCACGGCCACGCACTCCTCTGATGGTATGTGCCTAGATGATGTTCTGGTGTGAACACACCTGCAAACTCTATCTGCTTGCAGTCAACCCAAAGACAGGCCACCAAATCATATAACATCCCACAGGTAGGTCTTTTACATGTTTGCAGCAAAATTCCTTGTGTTCTTCAGCTCTGAGGGACTACTGAGctgatagatagatagatagatagatagatagatagatagatagatagacagacagacagacagacagacagacagacagacagataaaAATCTTAGGATGGCATGCAAGCAAGCTTGTGTGACAAATTTATGGGATAAAGCAATATTACCAGACATCATTTGGGAATCAGAGCCTAAAAAATAAGAACCTTTTGTCATGCTAGTTTGCTTCATAATTAGTTCCAAACTTCAGAGTGACCACAGCTGCCAAGTAAGAACAACCACTTGTCTTCAATTTAGAGCAACTCATATGTTTTTCAGctaaactaaaccaaaaccGAACAGGGGATTTTGGAAACAAATGAAAGATAAACTCTGGAGTGTTTAACAATTACTTCCTCATAAGACATGCccaagaggaagagagaggctTTTCAGTCATGGAGCTGCTCTTCTAAGCATGAGGGGGATCTcgctttcctctctcttcttacTGATGCACCTGCTGCAGGACAAGATAACTAGTAAGTTCCATTCTTTTCCTATGAGGGGAGGGGGATGCTGGGTCTGTTGTTGGATCTCTGGATGAGTCAAGAAATTTCTGGATTGTTCGGTGGGTTTCAAAAGTCGTGTCATTCCAAATTAGtctgttactttttctttcaaggttCTGAAATGCAGCTAAAGCAAGCATGTTGCTCAATGAATTTATTCATAGCTATAGTACCAGTTTAATTAGTACAATTCTTACTGGATTTTGTGATATGCCAGGGATAAAGCTACAGTAATACAAATTCACCTGGGTcacaaaccccccaaaaaatgttAGCATTTGGGTGCTTCATAGAGGTTGTTAACTGATTGTCATTTGTAGCCATGacagtttgaaaacaaattatcttGAAATTGTCAGGCAGCTTTTTCCAGTAATGCAGACTGGAAAAACAGATAGTCTCAGGTTATTTTTTACTAGGCAAGAGCTGATAAACCACTGTTGTGGCAACTGTTAAAACAGCTGCAATTCTTGTAGGTTAAAGTTGAGATGTGGAGGAAAGAGCACTCGAGCTGAACTACTGATGTGGGTCCTTACTGCAGGCTCTGTGAATTGATCCAAAGGGTTTGTTTCCTGGGATGTCCCTCAGGCGTCTTTTACAGCAGTAAACTCACTagggagaaatgaaaaaataaaacaacaaaactagaCCACATAAAAGTGTTCCTTGCATAATACTAAGGGTATTTGTTCTGTAACTGCTAGATTTGGTCACTGCCACTTGGGAAGTTTTGAACATGAGATCTGGGagttttaatttctgcagtCTGCTAGTCTGAAAGCAAATAAGCTGTAGCAATGCCCCCCACTTGAACACAGAGGAGCATGTTTGTGGCAAACGTGTTATGTTGTCATTCCTTATTATTTGCAGTCATTTTAGTTTTGGAATATCAAGACCTGCAAGATTCTATTAAGCCACAGAAGGTAGAGTTTCACTCATTAAATTTCAACACCACTCTGCACTGGCAGCCTGGGAGGGCCAGAGAGGCAAGAGACATTGTCTACTTTGTGCAGTATAAAGTGTAAGTATTGGGGGAACTCCAGactcctgctgggctggggcccATCCCTGCTTGGCATGTCAAAGGGATTTCTCAGGTGACAGGGGATATTCTTCCCATAGCTGGGGAATGGCCAcatcctgcccagctcccagctctctgTTGCTGCACTTCTCAGTAGCCCCTAGgctgcagctgaacagcccaaggcaggcagggaaCAAGGACCTCCAAGCAGTATGCTTTGCACGCTCATTGCACCATACAATTGCAGTTTGTAGTTTGGaggggacctctggagatcatggGGTCCAACAGCCTGTCTGAAGCAGGTCTTGATAGGCCAGGTACTTCTGCCATAGGACTTTTAAGGTGTTTTGGTGGCCCACCTTGCCCTTGACAGTGCTGCAGGGTTCTTTGCACGGCAAACTTGAGGCAGCACTAGGGGCTGGTCCTCAGGGGAGGAGGTACACTCCTGTTCCTGGCATACCTGGTGAGCACTTGAAATCACTTTTGATAAATCAGTTGGTGGAAACCAGCATTCTGCACATCACTAAACATGCTGGCTAAGCCAAAGCTCACCCACCTCTCCCAAGAGGCTTACTACAGGGCTGATGACCCATGCCTCTGCTTTAggtttctttcagaaaagacagaaaccTGTAGCTCACAAACACCCATGAAATTAATCTTCCCTGTCATCTAATTGAACAGAGTCAATTCCCAAGGCAGAACTCTAGTCAATACCACCGAGCTATAACATCTGAttagtggctggagagcagcccagcagagagggacctgggagtactcattgacaaccagttgaacaggagccagcagtgtgcccaggtggcctggaaggccaatggcatcctggcttgtatcaggaatagtgtggccagcagacgtagggatgtgattctccccctgtacacagtactggtgaggccacaccttgagtaatgggtgcagttctggacccctcactTCAAGGAGgatactgaggtgctggagggacAAGGCTGGTTAAGGGACTAGAGtgcaagtcttatgaggagaggctgaggcagcctggaaaagaggagactcaggAGAGACCTTATgactctctacaactatctgaaaggaggttgcagtcaGGTGGGAGTCAGGCTCTTCTACCAGGAAACTAGTGAGAGAACAAGAAGGcacagcctgaagctgtgccaggagaaggtttaggttggatattaggaagcactttctcatggaaagggtgatcagacattggaatagacttcccagggaagtggtggaggcaccatccctggatgtgttcaaggaaaggctggatgtggcacttactGCCAtagtctagctgatgtggtggtgttggtcataggctggacttgatgacctcagaggtcttttccaacctcaatgattctgtgattcttacatccttcctcctctttctctgtaGGTATGGACAGAGCACGTGGCAAAACAAAGATGACTGCTGGGGGATTCAAAACCATGTTTGTGACCTAACAATTGAGACCTCTGACATCCAAGAGCCTTACTATGGCCGAGTGAGAGCCCTGTCAGCTGGTGTCTATTCCAACTGGAGCCTCAGCTGCAGATTCACTCCCTGGCAAGAAAGTAAGTATGAACATTTGAGTCTTTCTGAGAAAggaattagattttttttatggcTTGGATTACATCATTTCTACTCACAATTTTCAAACATGAGTAATCCTTTTCTAGCTACAAAGCTAGAAAAGATGTTGTAAATCAAGAGCTCTTGGGTGAAGTGTTGCAATCAAATAGTTTTCCCCACTCTTGAAAGCCAACCAGTTATGGGTAAGTAGCCACTTATGTACAATTAGGGGATCAGAAGTGCCTGGCTCCCTTACCTCAACCTCTCCCTCAAGGCATGGAactacaaaaattattttcagccatttttttggagctgctggaaggactGGGTGCGaggtggaaaaaaggaaatgctcGCTGCTtctgggaaggaagggagaagagagctgAGAGATGTGTGGCCACCATTCTTCTcatatttgtgtgttttcctgaCTGCAGTGTATCTAGAAAGAACTTGCACAAAGCTTTTAGTTAGTGCAGTCATGTAAGTCCAGAGTATGTTAGAAATTGGAGAACTGTTAAAGTATTTAGTAATTCCAGTGTACCTACCTGTGAACTCCCTGTGAATTAACCAGTTTTCCCTCACCAGTCAATGCAAAATTGAATTGTGAGTGTCAGTGCAGGTCACTTCACAGCCCTGATTGCAAACTACCTCGAGCTTCTTGTACAGATGAAAGCACAAGCTTTGACATAAAGCAGCACcttgcagcagcaacagcccACCTTGCCCTGTGATAGATAAATatgggggagggaaaaaaatcagggcaaagaaaccaaaccatttTGCTTGACCAGCCTGCTGTCAGCAACATGCAGCTCTGAGAGGTTTCAAAAAGTTAAAAGATTTATAAACAGGGGAAATGTCACCCCCCCAAAATGTCCCAAGCAATTAACACCAAGAAGTGAGTACATACGAAGTAACTTCAACAGTAAATACAGCATAATACAGTTTGgtaagaaaaacaataattcaTTGAATTAATTCAAATTGTGGGCTGTGAAACATTCTCAATAAGCTGTAATTGTGTCCATagcactgctttt
The Apus apus isolate bApuApu2 chromosome 3, bApuApu2.pri.cur, whole genome shotgun sequence genome window above contains:
- the IL22RA2 gene encoding interleukin-22 receptor subunit alpha-2, whose protein sequence is MRGISLSSLFLLMHLLQDKITIILVLEYQDLQDSIKPQKVEFHSLNFNTTLHWQPGRAREARDIVYFVQYKVYGQSTWQNKDDCWGIQNHVCDLTIETSDIQEPYYGRVRALSAGVYSNWSLSCRFTPWQETMIGPPTITVVHSKTFIILKLQAPRSPYKRKRGSKIPMTNYYDLLYQVFIINNLLEKQHKELVYEGKDKVIKLEDLRPGTSYCIVAKTYLPMLERSSGYSSRQCTVLQ